The following are encoded in a window of Leptotrichia hongkongensis genomic DNA:
- a CDS encoding glycosyltransferase family 2 protein codes for MKLSVGIITFNEENRIGKTLDSVREIADEIIVVDSGSNDRTVEIALAKGAKVFVEKWKGYGPQKNSVLKKCKGEWILLIDADEVISPQLKVKIKSIINSENPSGDVYKIKLRNIAFKKEIKFGGWDDYVIRLWKNGKVKINSREVHEQYQTDSQIKKIKEMIIHYTYDSIEEFLEKLNRYTSQSAKEYIKKGKNPSFIKIYSKMLFRFIKMYILQLGFLDGYEGYLLAKYSSIYTMTKYTKLREEYYNNLGNDTSLVITTYNWPKALEACLNSALDQTVTPKEIIIADDGSKQETIDLVKRFQQSYPQSNIIHSWQEDKGFRAGMSRNRAISKATGNYIIIIDGDLILNRHFVEDHIKNMERGCFIQGSRVITSPAVAKEIMEGKKINLFTKGLKNNMNMVRSKLLSKIFTKVDRNLRGVRSCNMSFFKDDLIRVNGFEEEIEGWGREDSELAVRLFNIGCKKKKLKFEALTCHLYHNENDRSRLKKNDEYLANAIENKKTKAKKGLDRYERSNAGNN; via the coding sequence ATGAAATTATCCGTAGGAATAATAACTTTTAATGAGGAAAACAGAATTGGGAAAACTTTGGATTCGGTAAGAGAAATAGCTGATGAAATAATAGTTGTAGACAGCGGAAGTAACGACAGAACTGTGGAAATCGCACTTGCGAAGGGAGCAAAAGTTTTTGTAGAAAAATGGAAAGGATATGGACCGCAAAAAAATTCTGTTTTAAAAAAATGCAAAGGTGAATGGATTTTGTTAATAGATGCTGACGAAGTAATATCGCCACAGCTGAAAGTAAAAATAAAATCAATTATAAACAGTGAAAATCCATCAGGTGATGTTTACAAAATTAAACTGCGAAATATAGCTTTTAAAAAAGAAATAAAATTTGGCGGATGGGATGACTATGTAATCAGATTATGGAAAAATGGAAAAGTAAAAATAAATAGCCGTGAAGTACATGAACAGTACCAGACTGACAGTCAAATAAAAAAAATAAAAGAAATGATAATCCATTATACTTACGATAGTATAGAGGAATTTCTTGAAAAATTAAATAGATATACTTCCCAAAGTGCTAAAGAATATATAAAAAAAGGTAAAAACCCAAGTTTTATAAAAATATATTCCAAAATGCTGTTCAGGTTTATAAAGATGTATATTTTGCAATTGGGGTTTCTGGATGGCTATGAAGGGTATTTGCTTGCTAAATATAGCTCCATCTATACGATGACAAAATATACAAAATTACGTGAAGAATATTATAATAACTTAGGAAACGATACGTCCCTTGTTATTACTACATACAATTGGCCAAAAGCTTTGGAAGCTTGTTTAAATAGTGCATTAGATCAAACTGTTACACCAAAAGAAATTATAATTGCTGATGATGGCTCAAAGCAGGAAACAATAGATTTAGTAAAAAGATTTCAGCAAAGCTATCCTCAAAGCAATATTATTCATTCGTGGCAGGAAGACAAGGGATTTCGGGCTGGAATGTCTAGAAATAGGGCGATAAGCAAGGCAACAGGTAATTATATAATAATAATTGATGGTGATTTGATATTAAATAGGCATTTTGTTGAAGACCATATAAAAAATATGGAAAGAGGTTGTTTTATTCAAGGTTCACGAGTTATAACTTCACCAGCTGTGGCAAAGGAAATAATGGAAGGCAAAAAAATAAATCTTTTTACAAAAGGACTTAAAAACAATATGAATATGGTGAGAAGTAAACTTCTTTCAAAAATTTTTACAAAAGTAGATAGAAATTTACGTGGAGTAAGATCCTGCAATATGTCATTCTTTAAAGATGATTTAATTAGAGTAAATGGTTTTGAAGAAGAAATAGAAGGCTGGGGAAGAGAGGATAGTGAACTTGCCGTAAGGCTGTTTAATATTGGATGTAAAAAGAAAAAACTCAAATTTGAGGCTTTGACTTGCCATTTATATCATAATGAAAATGATAGAAGCAGGTTGAAAAAAAATGATGAATATTTGGCAAATGCAATAGAAAATAAAAAAACAAAAGCTAAGAAAGGGCTTGATAGATATGAAAGAAGTAACGCTGGTAATAACTAG
- a CDS encoding glycosyltransferase produces the protein MKVLVLHGHLSMGGEERVLLSVLKNLVELNYDVDLLITWNHRENNLFENEIPEKVNYKFLFDNYNGKNKLIKEIYRIRAKATYLKKVEKIIKENKYDVIIDYSSNLLKYNNFDIKVPVFAWIHFSLTFGEKLSADKIEKYRKQYKKYDKILAICDTMRDEFVEILGMDKNKVELVYNPIDLEAIRKKAENIDKKYENYLKQDYFLQVSRLTEQKQPEHLVDIYYKLKQRGIKEKLYFIGNGEKVELIKQKIKEYKLEDDVILLGQIENPYPFFKNAKLFVHTAKYEGLPTVLLESLTLGTPVVAYDCPTGPKDILGKNSEYGKLIPLNDKDVFVEKVCELMNDDEKYKNYRKISLVRADDFSMKNNKIKLQTLIENIK, from the coding sequence ATGAAAGTATTGGTATTGCACGGACATCTTAGTATGGGTGGCGAAGAAAGAGTTTTACTTAGTGTTTTAAAAAATCTGGTGGAACTGAATTACGATGTTGATTTACTTATAACTTGGAATCATCGAGAAAATAACTTATTCGAAAATGAAATTCCTGAAAAGGTAAATTATAAATTCTTATTTGATAACTATAATGGTAAAAATAAACTTATTAAAGAAATTTATCGAATAAGGGCAAAGGCAACTTATTTGAAAAAGGTTGAAAAAATAATAAAAGAAAATAAATATGATGTTATTATAGATTATTCTTCAAATTTATTGAAATATAATAATTTTGATATAAAAGTTCCAGTATTTGCCTGGATTCATTTCTCACTTACTTTTGGAGAGAAACTAAGTGCAGACAAAATAGAAAAATATAGAAAACAATATAAAAAATATGATAAGATACTGGCAATCTGTGATACAATGAGAGATGAATTTGTAGAAATTTTAGGAATGGATAAAAACAAAGTGGAACTTGTTTACAATCCGATAGATTTAGAAGCTATTCGTAAAAAAGCTGAAAATATTGATAAAAAGTATGAAAATTATTTAAAGCAGGACTATTTCCTGCAAGTTTCACGTTTGACAGAACAAAAGCAGCCTGAACATCTTGTCGATATTTACTATAAATTAAAACAGCGTGGAATAAAGGAGAAGCTTTATTTCATTGGAAATGGTGAAAAAGTGGAGCTGATTAAACAAAAAATTAAAGAATATAAGCTGGAAGACGATGTAATTCTGCTTGGGCAAATTGAAAATCCGTATCCATTCTTTAAAAATGCTAAATTATTTGTGCATACTGCAAAATATGAAGGTTTGCCAACTGTATTGCTGGAAAGCCTTACTTTGGGAACACCTGTTGTTGCATATGACTGTCCTACGGGACCAAAGGATATATTAGGAAAAAATAGTGAATATGGGAAATTGATTCCTTTAAACGATAAAGATGTATTTGTAGAAAAAGTTTGTGAATTGATGAATGATGATGAAAAATATAAAAATTATAGAAAAATATCATTAGTTAGAGCTGATGATTTTTCAATGAAAAATAATAAAATAAAATTACAGACATTAATAGAGAATATTAAATAA
- a CDS encoding glycosyltransferase family 9 protein — translation MKKINWKFYRPYRDKLIDKKNEILSRIFDKNKKDINLVPSKIKRILFLRTDGKIGDYIISSFIFREIKKNYPNIQIDVVADKSLENLLKLNPNIDKYYILDRKKMHEWRNIVKVLRKNKYDVLFDSTEGLKYKQVYLLNRVNAVVNVGYNKDDYKIYNKNIKQNNTLKMIQIYRQMMESVNVEIKDTKYDVPISEESRKNVDKFLEENNVKDKIIALNFFGASRGRKINEENALIIIKRLGEMYKDYTIIILDSPNDRETIHNILKKTDNKKVLFFEKSKTILDSISIINSSDLVVSLDTSILHIAEGLNKKIMAFYGPKINKNKWRIKEEGNILIDYPENRINDVNFEKMFDELCQKNALPAV, via the coding sequence ATGAAAAAAATAAATTGGAAATTTTACAGACCATACAGGGATAAGCTGATTGATAAAAAAAATGAAATTTTGAGCCGTATATTTGATAAAAATAAAAAAGATATTAATTTAGTACCTTCAAAAATAAAACGTATTTTATTTTTAAGAACAGATGGCAAAATTGGTGATTATATAATAAGTTCATTTATTTTTAGAGAGATAAAGAAAAATTATCCTAATATACAAATTGATGTTGTTGCCGACAAGTCTTTGGAAAATTTATTAAAATTAAACCCCAATATAGATAAATATTATATTCTTGATAGGAAAAAAATGCATGAGTGGAGAAATATAGTAAAAGTGTTGAGAAAAAATAAATATGATGTATTATTTGATTCAACCGAAGGATTAAAGTATAAGCAGGTTTATCTTTTGAACAGAGTAAATGCCGTTGTAAATGTTGGCTATAATAAAGATGACTATAAGATATATAATAAAAATATAAAACAGAATAATACTTTAAAAATGATTCAAATTTATAGACAGATGATGGAAAGCGTAAATGTTGAAATAAAAGACACAAAATATGATGTTCCTATTTCTGAAGAATCTAGAAAAAATGTAGATAAATTTCTTGAAGAAAATAACGTGAAAGATAAAATAATAGCATTAAATTTTTTTGGAGCATCAAGAGGAAGAAAGATAAACGAGGAAAATGCGCTTATTATAATAAAAAGGCTGGGAGAAATGTATAAGGATTATACAATTATAATTCTAGATTCACCAAATGACAGGGAAACAATACATAATATCCTAAAAAAAACAGACAACAAAAAAGTTTTATTTTTTGAAAAATCTAAAACAATCCTGGATTCTATATCAATAATTAATAGCAGTGATTTAGTAGTGTCGCTTGATACTTCGATTTTACATATTGCTGAAGGATTGAATAAGAAAATAATGGCTTTTTATGGTCCAAAGATTAATAAAAATAAATGGCGTATAAAGGAAGAAGGCAATATATTAATTGATTATCCTGAAAATCGTATTAATGATGTAAATTTTGAAAAAATGTTTGATGAATTATGTCAAAAGAATGCTTTGCCTGCTGTTTAG
- a CDS encoding polysaccharide deacetylase family protein — MIYLVLIIILLFFIFVIYNKTRKNFVLCLMYHSVDSEKGKGGIFVDEFEEHIKWIKDKKTFKMEELKGLNYTLPKNSILITFDDGYKNNYTLAFPILKKYNMKATIFLNTKFIEKDEAYLNWDEVREMYESGLVDFQLHTHSHQLTVKDIEVLAFYDNESSPYFKRESYNLFFEGNYDEKKDMEKLNGLPVFKLRSKISIPGYKPKKDFVEKYRNITELQKNNKSEKEKKEFLNKLFKENQKEFFDKVSEEEFRKIVEFEILENKKIIEEKLGKTPDCLAYPWGHRYKGNREDIRKLGVDVFITTRKGVNPLKLNKNWIYRVSGDDFESFDEFKNELTDGSSPYYRKLRNIFVKKR, encoded by the coding sequence ATGATATATTTAGTTTTAATAATAATTCTACTATTTTTTATATTTGTCATTTATAACAAAACTAGAAAAAATTTTGTTTTATGTCTTATGTATCATAGTGTTGACAGTGAAAAAGGAAAAGGTGGAATTTTTGTAGATGAATTTGAAGAACATATAAAATGGATAAAAGATAAAAAAACTTTTAAAATGGAGGAACTAAAGGGATTAAATTATACATTGCCGAAAAATTCAATATTAATAACTTTTGATGATGGTTATAAAAATAATTACACTTTAGCTTTTCCAATTTTGAAAAAGTATAATATGAAAGCTACGATATTTTTGAATACAAAATTTATTGAAAAAGATGAAGCGTATTTAAACTGGGATGAAGTAAGAGAAATGTATGAAAGCGGACTGGTTGATTTTCAGCTTCACACACATTCTCATCAGTTAACAGTAAAGGATATTGAAGTGCTTGCTTTTTATGATAATGAAAGTTCGCCATATTTTAAAAGAGAAAGCTATAATTTATTTTTTGAAGGAAATTATGATGAAAAAAAAGATATGGAAAAATTAAATGGACTTCCAGTATTTAAATTAAGAAGTAAAATTTCAATTCCTGGATATAAGCCAAAGAAGGACTTTGTAGAAAAATATAGAAATATAACAGAGTTACAAAAAAATAATAAATCTGAAAAAGAAAAAAAAGAATTTTTAAATAAATTATTTAAAGAAAATCAAAAAGAATTTTTTGATAAAGTTAGTGAAGAAGAGTTTAGAAAAATTGTAGAATTTGAAATTCTGGAAAATAAAAAAATTATTGAAGAAAAACTTGGAAAAACTCCAGATTGCCTTGCATATCCTTGGGGTCACCGATACAAAGGGAACCGGGAAGATATAAGAAAATTGGGAGTTGATGTATTTATTACTACAAGAAAAGGCGTAAATCCATTAAAACTTAATAAAAACTGGATTTATCGTGTAAGTGGAGACGATTTTGAGAGTTTTGACGAATTTAAAAATGAACTGACTGATGGAAGCAGTCCATATTATAGAAAATTGAGAAATATTTTTGTAAAAAAACGTTAA
- a CDS encoding O-antigen ligase family protein, protein MNKKINLIINKTGFVFCLLAGIALFLSEKFENNIVIHALLLAFVISMIFRENRKKFFENLDIEFSIELLLFVFVPFIIAYFDGGIDTRLDNYLLKYLIFFPFIFFIRSMKRVMIFLKATLAGAMIVMFLATYNFIKDYKAWATPIGSYYPRITAILTVQDFANIMCIVLLFLISFLLFYKNEDKKKNRIIKIVLALITILTLFLVIVNRSKMVYICLLPTIFYIALKKRKRYILAVFLVCVGGYFLLPSSISERMQYIVNYEKDPSSKLRIIFWKTGMEAFRQKPVLGWKWEDRKEFNLDYYEKMGVSKYVHENFLDKLSEWPIYYVHTHNTYLQFLLDFGIVGILFFVIFFVSTFMKAVSINFSKNKENIDSRLVALEIGTKAALAAWAIQGITDINLNNKYMIITSVILLFLLNYLWKEKIKLEKGQDENE, encoded by the coding sequence ATGAATAAAAAAATTAATTTAATTATAAATAAAACAGGATTTGTTTTTTGTTTATTGGCTGGAATTGCTTTGTTTTTATCAGAAAAATTTGAAAATAACATTGTGATACATGCCTTATTATTAGCATTTGTAATTTCTATGATTTTTAGAGAAAATCGAAAAAAATTCTTTGAAAATTTAGACATAGAATTTTCTATAGAGTTATTGCTTTTTGTGTTTGTACCTTTTATAATAGCATATTTTGATGGTGGGATAGATACTCGTTTAGATAATTATCTTTTAAAATATTTGATTTTTTTTCCATTTATATTTTTTATAAGAAGTATGAAGAGAGTTATGATTTTTTTGAAAGCGACTTTGGCTGGAGCTATGATAGTAATGTTTCTTGCAACTTATAATTTTATAAAAGATTATAAGGCCTGGGCAACGCCAATAGGGTCTTATTATCCAAGAATTACTGCAATCTTAACAGTGCAAGACTTTGCTAATATCATGTGTATAGTTTTGTTATTTTTAATATCTTTTCTACTTTTTTACAAAAATGAAGATAAAAAGAAAAATAGGATAATAAAGATAGTTTTAGCTCTAATAACAATATTGACATTGTTTTTAGTCATTGTAAACAGATCTAAAATGGTTTATATTTGTTTATTGCCAACAATTTTTTATATTGCTTTAAAAAAAAGAAAAAGATATATTCTAGCAGTTTTTTTGGTTTGTGTAGGCGGGTATTTTTTATTACCAAGTTCAATTTCAGAAAGAATGCAATACATTGTAAATTATGAAAAAGATCCTTCAAGTAAATTAAGAATAATTTTTTGGAAAACAGGAATGGAAGCTTTTAGGCAAAAGCCGGTACTTGGATGGAAATGGGAAGATAGAAAGGAATTTAATCTTGACTATTATGAAAAAATGGGTGTCAGTAAATATGTGCATGAAAATTTTCTTGATAAATTAAGCGAATGGCCGATTTATTATGTGCATACACACAATACTTATCTTCAATTCCTGCTGGATTTTGGGATTGTAGGAATTTTATTCTTTGTGATATTTTTTGTAAGTACTTTCATGAAGGCAGTTTCTATAAACTTTTCTAAAAATAAGGAAAATATTGATAGCAGGCTGGTTGCTCTTGAAATTGGTACAAAAGCGGCTCTTGCAGCATGGGCAATACAGGGAATTACTGATATAAACCTAAATAATAAATATATGATTATAACTTCAGTAATATTGCTGTTTTTGTTAAATTATTTATGGAAAGAAAAAATAAAACTGGAAAAGGGACAAGATGAAAATGAATAA
- a CDS encoding glycosyltransferase family 9 protein, with amino-acid sequence MKILVIHTAFIGDIVLSTPLIQRLKDMYPESEIDYLTLPTNKSVISNNPNLNEIILYDKKGQDKGIKGFLRVLKILKQKKYDYAVIPHRFIKSILLAKLAKIPNIVGFDVATGSFLLNKKVHYDMKKHEVERLLDLVEYKGEKIPIRIYPAKENFTKINKILGHHGYFGNEGQKLILVAPGSQRAEKMWPIEKYREVIERLKKNKNYFIGITGSKAEKNLSLNFPNDKNVIDFRGEINLVEFGALISKADIVVGNDSSPIHIASGFEKPFVIGIFGPGKRDLGFFPYTEKSNVIEDNEFYENNIVKIPEKRHEYKKDYYKGIPLISVDRVFKEIMNRI; translated from the coding sequence ATGAAAATATTGGTAATACATACAGCGTTTATTGGAGATATTGTATTGTCTACGCCTTTGATACAAAGGTTAAAGGACATGTATCCTGAATCAGAAATTGATTATTTGACATTGCCGACAAATAAAAGTGTGATAAGTAACAATCCAAATTTAAATGAAATAATTCTTTATGACAAAAAAGGGCAAGATAAAGGGATAAAAGGGTTTTTGAGAGTTCTAAAGATTTTAAAACAAAAAAAATATGACTATGCGGTAATTCCACATAGATTTATAAAATCCATATTGCTTGCAAAATTAGCAAAAATTCCTAATATTGTAGGATTTGATGTAGCGACAGGCTCATTTTTGCTAAATAAGAAAGTTCATTATGATATGAAAAAGCATGAAGTAGAAAGATTACTTGATTTAGTAGAATATAAAGGAGAAAAAATTCCAATTAGAATTTATCCTGCAAAAGAAAATTTTACTAAAATTAATAAAATTCTGGGACATCACGGTTACTTTGGAAATGAGGGGCAAAAACTCATATTAGTTGCACCAGGTAGTCAAAGAGCAGAAAAAATGTGGCCGATAGAAAAATATCGTGAGGTTATTGAAAGATTGAAAAAAAATAAAAATTATTTTATTGGTATAACTGGCTCAAAAGCCGAAAAAAATTTATCTCTAAATTTCCCAAATGATAAAAATGTTATTGATTTTCGTGGAGAAATTAATCTTGTAGAATTTGGAGCTTTGATTTCAAAGGCTGATATTGTCGTTGGAAATGATAGTTCTCCAATTCATATTGCAAGTGGATTTGAAAAACCTTTTGTGATTGGGATTTTTGGTCCAGGAAAGCGAGATTTGGGTTTTTTTCCATATACTGAAAAAAGTAATGTTATTGAGGATAATGAATTTTATGAAAATAACATTGTGAAAATTCCTGAGAAAAGACACGAATATAAAAAAGATTACTATAAAGGAATTCCTTTAATTAGTGTGGATAGAGTCTTTAAAGAAATTATGAATCGGATTTAA
- a CDS encoding glycosyltransferase, translated as MKEVTLVITSCGRFDLLEETLDSFFEYNTYPIKKIIITEDSTEGKKLERLISKYNDKNNNFKLIVNETRLGQLKSIDKAYREVDTKYIFHCEDDWKFLKKGFIEKSMELMEEDEKILVVGLRDKKDFAKDFFYDEDYISKNGEKYYSVKGEIFTYNPALRRKKDMDLFGLHEKLENQRYEEVLSDFYKEHGFKTVFFKEPYVTHIGNKRHVHFSKNRKNTVLSFKIDRLIKKIRAKILKLKGKL; from the coding sequence ATGAAAGAAGTAACGCTGGTAATAACTAGCTGCGGAAGATTCGATCTGCTGGAAGAAACGCTTGACAGCTTTTTTGAATACAACACTTATCCAATTAAAAAGATAATAATTACAGAAGACAGTACTGAAGGGAAAAAATTGGAGAGATTAATTTCAAAATATAACGATAAAAATAATAATTTCAAGCTTATAGTTAATGAAACACGGCTGGGGCAATTAAAGTCAATTGACAAGGCTTACCGTGAGGTTGATACTAAGTATATTTTTCACTGTGAAGATGACTGGAAATTTTTGAAAAAAGGTTTTATTGAAAAATCAATGGAACTGATGGAGGAAGATGAAAAAATTCTAGTTGTTGGACTACGTGATAAAAAAGATTTTGCAAAAGATTTTTTTTATGATGAAGATTATATTTCAAAAAATGGTGAAAAATATTATAGTGTAAAAGGTGAAATATTTACTTATAATCCAGCCCTAAGAAGAAAAAAAGATATGGACTTATTTGGACTTCACGAAAAATTGGAAAATCAGAGATATGAGGAAGTTTTGTCTGATTTTTATAAAGAACATGGGTTTAAAACAGTATTTTTTAAGGAACCATATGTAACACATATTGGAAATAAAAGACACGTTCATTTTAGTAAAAATCGTAAAAATACTGTATTAAGCTTTAAAATTGATAGATTGATAAAAAAAATCAGAGCAAAAATCTTAAAGTTGAAAGGAAAGTTATAA
- a CDS encoding glycosyltransferase family 9 protein, with amino-acid sequence MDIINSIKSKIIIWLFGTKKKYKDIDLKKVNTILLNPKDSIGDTLMSFCYARQLKKMYPSAKLGIIVTDRNMEFTKLCNENEKIIDSIVKRKDVLKNRKKWDLLLDFLSKENTKRMIWKKILSPKITMIFGESDEKHYYNRKNLKNYDFDCTPPIETHIIDYLINSEFSKYFKIKNEKPHIEILEKDIVKMEKFWKSDSEKFDSKIKILLVPQGSDREMKAKEVAELLNSIEKEIRKKVKIIMGKTSGSEEYYKNLMRYVNTDLDITLSEKFNIREYVFFMALADLVIGVDGGALHIASSLDKPLLSFYANDKYNIFRWSPKTTADSLQVVSKNIGDHNHTYGFPLAEATKWLNSKIKELSEKNNYD; translated from the coding sequence ATGGATATAATAAACAGTATAAAATCTAAAATAATAATATGGCTATTTGGTACTAAAAAAAAGTATAAAGATATTGATTTAAAAAAAGTAAATACTATATTGCTTAATCCAAAGGATTCTATTGGGGATACGTTAATGTCTTTTTGTTATGCAAGGCAACTAAAAAAAATGTATCCTAGTGCAAAATTGGGAATTATAGTAACAGACAGAAATATGGAATTTACAAAACTGTGTAATGAAAATGAAAAAATAATTGATAGTATTGTAAAACGTAAGGATGTGCTTAAAAATCGTAAAAAGTGGGATTTATTATTGGATTTTTTGAGCAAGGAAAATACGAAGCGTATGATTTGGAAAAAAATATTAAGTCCAAAAATTACAATGATTTTTGGAGAAAGTGACGAGAAGCATTATTATAACAGAAAAAATTTAAAAAATTATGATTTTGACTGTACTCCACCAATTGAAACTCATATTATTGATTATCTTATAAATTCTGAATTTTCAAAATATTTTAAGATAAAAAATGAAAAGCCGCATATAGAAATTTTAGAAAAAGACATTGTTAAAATGGAAAAATTTTGGAAATCTGATTCTGAAAAATTTGATTCAAAAATAAAAATTTTATTAGTTCCGCAAGGTAGCGATAGAGAAATGAAAGCTAAAGAGGTTGCCGAACTGTTAAATAGCATTGAAAAAGAAATAAGAAAAAAAGTCAAGATTATCATGGGGAAAACATCAGGAAGTGAAGAATATTACAAAAATTTGATGAGATATGTAAATACAGATTTGGATATTACTTTATCTGAAAAATTTAATATTAGGGAATATGTGTTTTTTATGGCATTGGCTGATTTAGTAATAGGAGTTGATGGAGGAGCGCTTCACATAGCCTCTTCTTTAGATAAGCCATTATTAAGTTTTTATGCTAATGATAAGTATAATATTTTTAGATGGTCACCAAAGACTACCGCTGATAGTCTTCAGGTTGTTTCTAAAAATATTGGAGACCACAATCATACATATGGCTTTCCATTAGCAGAGGCAACGAAATGGTTAAATTCTAAAATAAAAGAATTGTCAGAAAAAAATAATTACGACTAA
- a CDS encoding capsular polysaccharide synthesis protein, giving the protein MNNYKFNISKLDRLNKKLRQKPYKYIYKEMMPKKLFNKIQNRVYFITQKMVGEDWNELLNEYFTKGIKAEQIKPKKSFENEKIIWQFWGQGWDFEKLPDVVKISYKSVQKYKKDYTVIHLDMNNINDYLEIPEYILQKLEDKKINFAHFTDIIRLALLINYGGVWIDATILLTDYLPQEYFEMDYFMFQRDDSLSLEEKKDWEEYDDFYFSWNDEMKVRVLNSVIFAKKNNEVLKVLLDMLLIFWKYNDLAPNYFFFQVLYTELIENYYKDKKCKIISDTLTHEMIRVWFDKFSQQKLDEITKRINIHKLTYKIDAGKRNTAGSFLEHFKKMYEID; this is encoded by the coding sequence ATGAATAATTACAAATTTAATATTTCAAAACTTGATAGGCTTAACAAAAAATTAAGGCAAAAACCATATAAATATATATACAAGGAAATGATGCCCAAAAAATTATTTAATAAAATCCAAAACAGAGTTTACTTTATAACTCAAAAAATGGTTGGAGAAGACTGGAATGAGCTTTTAAATGAATATTTTACAAAAGGTATCAAAGCAGAGCAAATTAAGCCAAAAAAATCATTTGAGAATGAAAAAATTATATGGCAGTTCTGGGGACAAGGATGGGATTTTGAAAAGTTGCCTGATGTAGTGAAGATAAGCTATAAATCTGTACAAAAATATAAAAAAGACTACACAGTAATACACTTGGATATGAATAATATAAACGATTATCTTGAAATACCAGAATATATTTTACAAAAGCTTGAAGATAAAAAAATAAATTTTGCACATTTTACAGATATAATAAGACTCGCTTTACTAATTAACTATGGTGGAGTATGGATTGATGCGACAATCTTGCTTACAGACTATTTGCCACAGGAATATTTTGAAATGGACTATTTTATGTTCCAAAGAGATGACAGCCTTAGTTTAGAAGAGAAAAAAGATTGGGAAGAATACGATGATTTTTATTTTTCGTGGAATGATGAAATGAAAGTCAGAGTATTAAATAGCGTAATTTTTGCAAAGAAAAACAATGAAGTGTTGAAGGTGTTACTAGATATGCTTCTAATCTTTTGGAAATATAATGATTTAGCACCAAACTACTTTTTCTTTCAAGTGCTGTATACTGAGTTAATTGAAAATTATTACAAGGATAAAAAATGTAAAATTATCTCAGATACATTGACACACGAAATGATAAGGGTCTGGTTTGATAAATTTTCACAGCAAAAGCTAGATGAAATAACTAAAAGAATCAATATTCACAAACTTACATATAAAATTGACGCTGGAAAACGGAATACAGCAGGAAGTTTTCTAGAACATTTTAAAAAAATGTATGAAATAGACTAA